A DNA window from Mucilaginibacter xinganensis contains the following coding sequences:
- a CDS encoding ABC transporter ATP-binding protein: MAEVTGKALDWKLLRRVMHYVKPYNVTFVIAAFLTIFLAASALIQPILIQKTLDNYILKDNYSGLIFMVELMIGQLVIQTAAQYYQTYLTNSLGQSVIRDLRIDIFNHITSLRLKYFDRTPIGMLITRTVSDLETIADIFSEGLISIMGDLLLVVAVIGFMIFKDWKLALITLIPMPFLFLSTYVFKEAIKSSFQEVRTQVAQLNTFLAEHISGMSVIQLFAREDQEMRKFKAVNIKYRDANIRSNWYYSIFFPVVEILFACCMGLMVWYGCKRILSDQELKALSASPTGVSPGTILEFIVYLNILFRPIRQLADKFNTLQMGMVGADRIFKVLDTDEVAVNTGTLRPPVLKGEIEFKNVWFAYNDENWVLKDISFHLQPGKTLALVGATGAGKSSTINILNRFYEIGKGEVKVDGTDIREYDVDYLRSHIATVIQDVFLFTDTISNNISLNNPAITREQIIAAAKDVGAHEFIERLPGGYDYNVMERGATLSAGQSQLISFIRALVYNPTILVLDEATSSVDTETEILIQNAISKLMQGRTAIVIAHRLSTIQNADKIIVLDHGEIKESGTHQELLRIENGYYRKLYDLQFNSAGIVKSAE, translated from the coding sequence ATGGCTGAAGTTACCGGGAAGGCACTTGATTGGAAACTGCTAAGGCGGGTAATGCATTATGTTAAGCCATATAATGTCACTTTTGTTATAGCTGCATTTTTAACTATCTTTTTGGCAGCCAGTGCGCTGATCCAACCCATTCTGATCCAAAAGACGCTGGATAATTATATATTAAAGGACAATTACAGCGGCTTAATTTTTATGGTGGAGCTGATGATAGGGCAGCTTGTTATCCAAACCGCAGCCCAATATTATCAAACTTACTTAACCAATTCGCTGGGCCAGTCTGTTATCCGCGATCTGCGGATCGACATTTTCAACCACATCACAAGTCTGCGGTTAAAATATTTCGACCGTACCCCAATTGGGATGCTGATTACCCGAACCGTTTCTGACCTGGAAACTATTGCTGATATCTTCTCTGAAGGGCTCATATCTATTATGGGCGACCTCCTGCTGGTGGTTGCAGTTATCGGCTTTATGATCTTTAAAGACTGGAAGCTGGCACTTATCACGCTGATCCCGATGCCTTTTTTATTCCTCTCTACTTACGTTTTTAAGGAAGCTATAAAATCATCTTTCCAGGAAGTACGTACTCAGGTAGCGCAATTGAATACGTTTCTGGCGGAACATATCTCAGGCATGAGCGTGATCCAGCTATTCGCCCGGGAAGACCAGGAGATGCGCAAATTTAAAGCCGTTAATATAAAATACAGGGATGCAAACATCCGCTCAAACTGGTACTACTCCATATTTTTTCCGGTAGTTGAAATCCTTTTTGCGTGCTGTATGGGCCTTATGGTTTGGTATGGTTGTAAAAGAATCCTGAGTGACCAGGAACTAAAAGCGCTTTCAGCCTCTCCGACTGGGGTAAGCCCAGGGACAATCCTTGAATTTATAGTTTATTTAAATATACTTTTCAGGCCCATCAGGCAGCTTGCTGATAAATTTAACACCCTGCAAATGGGGATGGTTGGTGCCGACAGGATCTTTAAAGTGTTGGACACCGACGAAGTAGCCGTTAACACCGGAACGCTGCGCCCTCCAGTATTAAAAGGTGAAATTGAATTTAAAAATGTTTGGTTTGCTTACAATGATGAAAACTGGGTTTTAAAAGACATCAGCTTTCATTTGCAACCGGGCAAAACGTTGGCATTGGTTGGTGCAACCGGCGCCGGTAAATCATCAACCATCAATATTCTGAACCGTTTTTATGAAATTGGCAAAGGAGAAGTTAAGGTTGATGGCACAGATATAAGGGAATATGATGTCGACTACCTGCGTTCGCACATTGCAACGGTAATACAGGACGTATTTTTATTTACAGATACCATTTCCAATAATATCAGTTTAAATAACCCGGCGATAACCCGCGAGCAGATTATCGCGGCAGCCAAAGACGTTGGCGCACATGAATTTATTGAACGCCTGCCGGGTGGTTATGATTATAACGTGATGGAACGGGGTGCTACCCTTTCTGCAGGGCAATCGCAATTAATTTCGTTCATCAGGGCTTTGGTGTATAACCCTACCATCCTCGTGCTGGATGAAGCGACCTCATCTGTTGACACAGAGACAGAGATCCTGATCCAAAACGCCATCAGCAAGCTTATGCAGGGCCGCACAGCCATTGTAATTGCTCACCGCTTGTCGACTATTCAAAATGCCGATAAGATTATTGTGCTTGACCATGGTGAGATTAAAGAAAGCGGAACGCACCAGGAACTACTACGCATAGAAAATGGCTACTACCGCAAACTATATGATTTGCAGTTCAATTCAGCGGGAATTGTTAAGTCTGCCGAGTAA
- the truA gene encoding tRNA pseudouridine(38-40) synthase TruA has translation MTTQRYFIELSYDGTNYHGWQTQPNAVAVQEVLNKALSTVLRQPTETLGCGRTDAGVHAKVFFAHFDFEAMNHVPWTLRETNTIIRSLNSILPKDIAIKSIFPVAPEAHARFDATLRSYEYLIHFHKDPFKNGYSWELRDEPDLDLMNEAAAIMMEYKDFSCFSKSNTQVKTNNCKITNAEWILKDGGIAFHISADRFLRNMVRAVVGTLLMVGRNEIEPEAVRTIIESKNRSNAGMSVPAGGLYLTEVRYPFVGER, from the coding sequence GTGACCACACAACGCTATTTCATTGAACTTTCATACGACGGCACTAACTATCACGGCTGGCAAACGCAGCCAAACGCAGTTGCCGTTCAGGAAGTTTTAAACAAGGCACTATCCACAGTTTTACGGCAGCCAACCGAGACATTAGGCTGTGGCCGCACAGATGCCGGCGTACATGCTAAAGTGTTTTTTGCGCATTTTGATTTCGAGGCTATGAATCACGTACCATGGACCTTGAGAGAAACAAACACAATAATTAGGAGTTTAAATTCCATTCTCCCGAAAGATATCGCCATAAAAAGTATCTTCCCGGTTGCTCCGGAAGCTCATGCAAGATTTGATGCCACCTTGCGTAGTTATGAATACCTGATCCATTTTCATAAAGATCCCTTTAAAAATGGATACTCGTGGGAATTACGGGATGAGCCTGACCTGGATTTAATGAATGAAGCTGCCGCCATAATGATGGAATACAAAGATTTTAGTTGCTTCAGCAAATCAAACACGCAGGTAAAAACTAATAACTGCAAAATAACAAATGCCGAATGGATACTTAAAGATGGTGGAATAGCCTTCCACATTTCAGCCGACCGCTTTTTACGCAACATGGTTCGCGCCGTAGTAGGCACATTGCTAATGGTTGGCCGTAATGAAATTGAACCAGAGGCAGTACGTACCATCATTGAGAGCAAAAACCGCAGCAATGCAGGCATGTCAGTACCGGCAGGGGGACTTTATTTAACTGAGGTACGATATCCTTTTGTTGGTGAAAGGTAA
- a CDS encoding DUF892 family protein, with the protein MADPASSSLQPKDVHMEDSLLKKIFLEHLNYIYYGKQHLTDFFIEVKGIATLEVLKQAIEEAIEDTKSQIGQMDEIYTAIKEKPSKTNTLGIKALTLEAYLATIKEGKTPMERDVFILFYLQQIEGVEISYFKVLKNLAKAIGYNNSFLDQPFDIAVENKILFEQIYKEYIS; encoded by the coding sequence ATGGCCGATCCAGCATCTTCTTCGTTACAGCCGAAAGATGTTCACATGGAAGATTCCCTTTTAAAAAAGATATTCCTTGAACATTTAAACTACATCTACTATGGCAAACAGCACCTTACAGACTTTTTTATAGAGGTGAAGGGAATTGCTACTTTAGAAGTTTTAAAACAAGCTATAGAAGAAGCGATTGAAGACACCAAAAGCCAGATAGGGCAAATGGACGAGATTTACACAGCGATAAAGGAGAAACCATCAAAAACCAACACACTTGGTATAAAAGCTTTAACGCTGGAGGCTTATTTAGCAACCATAAAGGAAGGCAAAACACCTATGGAACGCGATGTATTCATCCTTTTTTACCTGCAGCAAATAGAGGGGGTGGAGATCTCATACTTTAAGGTTTTGAAAAACCTGGCTAAAGCCATAGGCTACAACAACTCGTTTTTAGATCAGCCCTTTGATATTGCTGTTGAGAACAAGATCTTGTTTGAACAGATCTACAAGGAATATATCTCGTAG
- a CDS encoding DUF4293 domain-containing protein: MLQRIQSIYLLLASLALFALFLFPLVHNVYVDAKPITLMVTGVYQDINGQNTHTEFFLGLTIATAIVALLPLVLIFLYKNRKQQITLCYIALVAIVGYSFWLSQAAKKVMGSVQIDTHNWGIGLFLSSISMLLILLAIRAIKSDEKLVKSADRLR; encoded by the coding sequence ATGTTACAACGAATACAAAGCATTTACCTGTTGCTTGCCAGCCTTGCACTGTTCGCACTATTCCTTTTCCCATTGGTACATAACGTATATGTTGATGCCAAGCCCATTACCTTAATGGTTACCGGCGTTTACCAGGATATTAACGGGCAAAATACGCATACGGAGTTTTTTTTAGGACTCACCATTGCAACTGCTATAGTTGCTTTATTGCCATTGGTGCTCATATTTTTGTATAAAAATCGTAAACAGCAAATAACGCTATGCTATATTGCTTTGGTAGCAATTGTTGGTTACAGTTTCTGGCTGTCACAGGCGGCAAAGAAAGTTATGGGCAGCGTTCAGATAGATACGCATAACTGGGGCATTGGGCTTTTCCTGTCTTCCATAAGTATGTTGTTAATCTTGCTGGCAATCCGCGCTATAAAATCAGATGAAAAGCTGGTAAAATCGGCCGATAGGTTGAGGTAG
- a CDS encoding alpha/beta fold hydrolase has translation MKVKITLVLLFTLIAWRSFAQEGKSPFDTTKYGKNTAVGKYAEIRGFKMYYETYGKGEPLLIIHGNGGSINNFLYQIPYFAKNYQVIIADSRSQGKSVDHTDSLSYEMMTDDLNALLDKLNLKQCNVIGWSDGGIEGLMLAMRHPEKVKKLAVTGANLWPDTSAVDPFVYNYALKMNLKGQDTIKKIKNVTPEMKDQLKLLHLLTYAPHIKIADVKKISCPTLVIGGDHDVIVTKHTMLIADLIPNSYLWILPNSGHSTPIYYKDMFNQVVGDFFAKPYRKIEGYGRFN, from the coding sequence ATGAAAGTAAAAATCACACTCGTTTTATTGTTCACATTAATTGCCTGGCGCAGCTTCGCCCAGGAGGGTAAATCGCCATTTGATACCACTAAGTATGGTAAAAATACTGCGGTTGGCAAGTATGCCGAAATCCGCGGGTTTAAGATGTATTACGAAACATACGGCAAAGGCGAACCCCTGCTTATCATTCATGGCAACGGCGGCTCTATCAATAACTTTTTGTACCAGATACCCTACTTTGCTAAAAACTACCAGGTAATTATTGCTGATAGCCGGTCGCAGGGAAAGTCTGTCGATCATACCGATTCTTTAAGCTATGAAATGATGACCGATGACCTGAACGCCTTGCTTGATAAATTAAACTTAAAGCAATGCAATGTAATTGGCTGGAGCGACGGCGGCATTGAAGGGTTAATGCTTGCTATGCGCCATCCCGAAAAAGTAAAAAAACTGGCGGTAACAGGCGCCAACCTTTGGCCGGACACCAGTGCGGTTGATCCGTTTGTTTATAACTACGCGTTAAAGATGAATCTTAAGGGACAGGATACCATTAAAAAAATAAAGAATGTTACGCCCGAAATGAAAGATCAGCTTAAGCTGCTTCATCTTTTAACTTACGCGCCGCACATTAAAATTGCCGATGTAAAAAAGATCAGTTGCCCGACGCTTGTTATCGGCGGCGACCACGATGTGATAGTAACAAAACATACCATGCTAATAGCAGACCTGATCCCGAATTCTTATTTATGGATCCTGCCAAATTCAGGACATTCAACACCTATTTATTATAAAGATATGTTTAACCAGGTGGTCGGCGACTTTTTTGCCAAGCCATACCGCAAGATTGAGGGATACGGCAGGTTTAATTAA
- a CDS encoding DEAD/DEAH box helicase: MNPFINLGIRHDIVNAISELGFENPTPIQEQSIPVLLTGSNDFVGLAQTGTGKTAAFGLPLLELLDFEVNYPQALVLCPTRELCLQITNDIKNYSKKMNNVNVVAVYGGASISDQLRQIKRGVQIVVATPGRMLDIINRKAIDFSQVRFVVLDEADEMLNMGFQEDIDSILSTTPDEKKTWLFSATMPTEVRRIAKKYMNEPFELTMGTKNTGNANIEHEYYIVRARDKYAAFKRIVDFNPDIFGIVFCRTKIETQDIAEALLKDGYNADSLHGDLSQQQRDKVMKRYRDRSLQLLIATDVAARGIDVNDVTHVINYSLPDEVENYTHRSGRTARAGKTGVSISIINAKELGKIRQIERGLGKKFVKAEIPTGFDVCEKQLFSIVHKIHDVQVNEQQIEQYLPRIMEEFKDLTKEDFIKRFASIEFNRFLDYYKNAPDLNAPLEEGRRFERDGERAPRGEGAGKSEYTRLFINLGSVDEFNRGDLLGYICNQSKISGRTVGKIDVKGVYSFFEVPNADVEKVMGGFKEAEFKGRPVRIEISGEGSSERREGGGGGYQRREGGYNRERSGGGERREGGYKGGERNASAGGFRDFSGKRREDRGERKRRF; the protein is encoded by the coding sequence ATGAACCCATTTATTAATCTGGGAATCCGTCATGATATTGTTAATGCCATCTCTGAGTTAGGATTTGAAAATCCTACGCCAATCCAGGAACAGTCAATTCCGGTATTGTTAACAGGCAGCAACGATTTTGTCGGATTAGCCCAAACCGGGACCGGTAAAACTGCTGCCTTCGGACTGCCACTATTAGAACTGCTGGACTTCGAAGTAAATTATCCGCAAGCACTTGTATTGTGCCCAACACGTGAACTCTGTTTACAGATCACGAATGACATTAAAAATTACTCCAAAAAAATGAACAACGTTAACGTTGTTGCAGTTTATGGCGGAGCAAGCATTTCTGACCAATTGCGCCAGATAAAACGCGGTGTGCAAATTGTTGTTGCCACACCTGGCCGTATGCTTGACATTATTAACCGTAAAGCGATTGATTTTTCGCAGGTTAGATTTGTTGTATTGGACGAGGCTGATGAGATGCTAAACATGGGCTTCCAGGAAGACATTGACAGTATTTTATCTACTACTCCTGACGAGAAAAAAACATGGCTGTTTTCAGCCACCATGCCTACCGAAGTTCGCCGCATCGCGAAAAAGTACATGAACGAGCCCTTTGAGCTTACCATGGGCACAAAAAATACAGGTAATGCCAATATCGAGCATGAGTACTACATAGTACGTGCCCGTGATAAATATGCTGCTTTTAAACGTATTGTTGATTTTAACCCTGATATTTTTGGTATCGTATTTTGCCGTACCAAAATAGAAACCCAGGATATTGCAGAAGCGTTGCTAAAAGACGGTTACAATGCCGATTCTTTACACGGTGACCTTTCGCAACAACAACGCGATAAGGTAATGAAACGCTACCGCGACCGCAGCCTGCAATTATTAATTGCTACTGACGTGGCTGCACGTGGTATTGACGTTAATGACGTTACACACGTTATTAACTACAGCTTGCCTGATGAAGTTGAGAATTACACCCACCGTAGCGGACGTACAGCTCGTGCCGGTAAAACAGGGGTATCAATCTCTATCATTAATGCAAAAGAATTAGGTAAGATCCGCCAGATTGAGCGCGGTTTAGGAAAGAAATTTGTTAAAGCTGAAATACCGACCGGTTTTGATGTTTGCGAAAAACAATTGTTCAGCATTGTACACAAAATACATGATGTACAGGTTAACGAGCAGCAGATTGAGCAATACCTGCCACGGATAATGGAGGAGTTTAAAGACTTAACCAAAGAGGATTTTATTAAACGCTTTGCATCAATTGAGTTTAACCGTTTCCTTGATTATTATAAAAATGCACCTGATCTTAACGCGCCGCTTGAAGAAGGCCGTCGTTTTGAAAGAGATGGTGAGCGTGCACCACGTGGTGAAGGCGCTGGCAAATCTGAATATACACGTTTGTTTATAAATCTGGGCTCGGTTGATGAGTTTAACCGCGGCGACTTGTTGGGTTACATCTGCAACCAGTCGAAAATAAGTGGCCGTACTGTAGGTAAGATCGATGTTAAGGGTGTTTATTCGTTTTTTGAAGTACCGAATGCCGACGTTGAGAAGGTAATGGGTGGCTTTAAAGAGGCCGAATTTAAAGGTCGGCCGGTACGGATAGAAATATCCGGCGAAGGCAGCAGCGAGCGTCGTGAAGGCGGCGGCGGTGGTTACCAACGCAGAGAAGGCGGCTACAACCGCGAAAGAAGCGGCGGTGGCGAAAGACGCGAAGGCGGTTACAAAGGCGGCGAAAGAAATGCCTCTGCTGGCGGTTTCCGTGACTTCTCCGGCAAACGCCGTGAAGACCGTGGCGAACGCAAAAGAAGATTTTAA
- a CDS encoding NAD(P)H-dependent glycerol-3-phosphate dehydrogenase — MNNKKKTIAVVGGGSWATANVKILTDNHTDKEIFWWMRSESAVQHLQKFKHNPNYLSSVEIGVPAQNISTDLKRIISEAEFVLLNVPAAFLKEALKGISPADLADKKIVSAIKGIVPDENLIIGEFLNQHYDVPFDHFIVISGPCHAEEVALEKLSYLTIASRDHELAAEFAGMFNTRYIKTIVSDDIYGTEYGAVLKNIFAIASGICHGIGYGDNFQAVLIANAIRELKRFVDAVHPINRDIMESAYLGDLLVTAYSQFSRNRTFGNMIGKGYTVTSAQLEMNMIAEGYYAVNCLQQVNKQYKVSMPICDAVYAILYQKRAPAQEMKHLAEHLS; from the coding sequence ATGAATAACAAAAAGAAAACGATAGCAGTTGTGGGCGGAGGAAGCTGGGCTACAGCTAATGTTAAAATACTTACCGATAACCATACCGACAAGGAAATTTTTTGGTGGATGAGGAGCGAAAGCGCTGTTCAGCACCTGCAAAAATTTAAACATAATCCCAATTACCTCAGTTCGGTTGAAATTGGCGTTCCAGCCCAAAATATCTCTACTGACCTGAAGCGCATCATCAGCGAAGCCGAATTTGTGTTGCTTAACGTACCCGCTGCTTTTTTAAAAGAGGCATTAAAAGGCATTAGCCCTGCTGACCTTGCCGACAAAAAAATAGTTTCGGCAATTAAAGGGATCGTACCGGACGAAAACCTGATCATTGGCGAATTTCTAAACCAGCATTATGATGTCCCTTTTGATCATTTTATAGTGATCAGCGGTCCGTGCCATGCGGAAGAAGTAGCGCTTGAGAAACTTTCTTATCTAACTATTGCATCGCGCGACCATGAGCTTGCCGCTGAGTTTGCCGGCATGTTTAATACCCGGTATATTAAAACTATCGTATCTGACGATATTTACGGCACCGAATACGGCGCCGTATTAAAAAATATATTTGCCATAGCAAGCGGTATTTGCCATGGCATTGGCTATGGCGACAATTTCCAGGCGGTGCTTATTGCAAATGCCATTCGTGAACTGAAACGATTTGTAGATGCCGTTCATCCGATCAACCGAGACATAATGGAATCGGCTTATCTGGGTGATTTGCTGGTTACTGCTTATTCGCAGTTTAGCCGTAACCGGACTTTTGGCAATATGATAGGCAAAGGGTACACGGTAACATCGGCGCAACTGGAAATGAATATGATTGCCGAGGGGTATTATGCAGTAAATTGCCTACAACAGGTTAACAAACAGTACAAAGTGAGTATGCCCATTTGTGATGCTGTTTATGCTATTTTATACCAAAAAAGGGCTCCGGCACAGGAAATGAAACATTTGGCAGAACATTTGAGTTAG
- a CDS encoding efflux RND transporter periplasmic adaptor subunit: MGKTTKYILISLGALIVLLIVLKVAGVIGKPQKTQVATEKATNRDINESVSASGKIKPHVEVKISPEVSGEVVELPIKEGDVVKKGQLLCKIRPDILKSGYDRAVASYNTQKASVGNSSQMLKQAEATFANQASIYKRDQALYNNKVLTAAEFDAAKANYEGAKASLEAAKQNVIGSTYGLAQSQASVKEAQDNLAKTTIYAPVDGVVSKLSIQIGERVLGTQQFAGTEIMTISDLSQLDVNVDVNENDINRIKLGDSSKIEVDAFYGKTFGGKVIEIGSSANVVGTNADQVTNFTVKVRISPESYKALLVKTATNQVPFRPGLTATVDINTNHTNSLSVPIQSVTTRQEKKDSTGVKKDDDKSKPAISEPVKEYVFVYKAGKVKQVLVTTGIQDDTNIQILSGLKNGDEVVSAPFATISKLLKDNMDVEKVDKSKLFVPTGN; the protein is encoded by the coding sequence ATGGGAAAAACTACAAAATATATTCTGATCTCATTAGGCGCACTAATCGTTTTGCTTATTGTGCTTAAGGTTGCAGGCGTTATTGGTAAGCCTCAAAAAACACAGGTTGCAACCGAAAAAGCCACAAACCGTGACATAAATGAGTCAGTATCGGCCAGCGGAAAAATCAAACCGCACGTTGAGGTAAAAATAAGCCCCGAAGTTTCGGGTGAGGTTGTTGAGTTACCGATAAAAGAAGGCGACGTGGTAAAAAAAGGGCAGTTGCTTTGTAAGATTCGCCCTGACATTTTAAAATCGGGCTATGATCGCGCTGTGGCCTCGTATAATACTCAAAAAGCAAGTGTAGGTAATTCAAGCCAGATGCTTAAACAAGCAGAAGCCACTTTTGCAAACCAGGCATCAATTTACAAACGCGACCAGGCTTTGTATAACAACAAAGTATTAACTGCTGCGGAGTTTGACGCTGCCAAAGCAAATTACGAAGGCGCAAAAGCTTCATTAGAAGCTGCAAAACAAAATGTTATAGGTTCAACCTATGGCCTTGCCCAGTCACAGGCATCGGTTAAAGAAGCGCAGGATAACCTTGCTAAAACAACCATTTACGCACCTGTTGACGGTGTAGTTTCAAAATTATCCATCCAGATTGGCGAACGTGTTTTAGGTACCCAGCAATTTGCAGGCACCGAGATCATGACCATATCAGACTTGAGCCAACTTGACGTAAATGTTGATGTAAACGAAAATGATATTAACCGCATTAAACTTGGCGATTCGTCAAAAATTGAAGTAGATGCGTTTTATGGTAAAACATTTGGCGGTAAGGTAATTGAAATAGGCAGTTCGGCCAACGTGGTTGGCACCAATGCCGACCAGGTGACTAACTTTACTGTTAAAGTAAGAATCAGCCCGGAATCATACAAAGCGTTGCTGGTTAAAACCGCAACTAACCAGGTACCTTTTCGCCCGGGATTAACCGCTACTGTTGACATTAATACCAATCATACCAATTCATTATCAGTACCTATTCAATCAGTTACTACCCGCCAGGAGAAAAAGGATAGCACAGGCGTTAAAAAAGATGATGACAAGTCAAAACCAGCCATTAGCGAACCTGTAAAAGAATACGTATTTGTTTACAAGGCAGGCAAAGTAAAACAGGTGCTGGTAACAACCGGGATCCAGGATGATACCAACATCCAGATATTATCAGGCCTTAAAAACGGCGACGAAGTTGTTTCGGCTCCATTTGCCACCATATCAAAACTTTTAAAAGACAATATGGACGTTGAAAAAGTAGATAAGAGCAAGTTGTTTGTACCAACGGGAAATTAG